The genomic stretch CGCGCTCCTTGGCGGACGGCACGCCGGCAAACAGCTCGCGAATCGGCGTGAACAAGCCCGTGTAGGTTGCCGGGTTCGAGCGCGGCGTGCGGCCAATCGGCGATTGGTCGACGTTGATGACCTTGTCGAAATGCTCCAGGCCGTCGATGCGATCGTGCGCTGCCGGCTCCGGCGTCGAGCCATACAGATGGCGCGCCACTGCGTGGTACAGCGTGTCGTTGATCAGCGTCGACTTGCCCGAACCCGACACGCCCGTGATGCACGTCAGCAACCCGATCGGAATATCGGCCGACACGTTCTTCAGGTTGTTGCCGCTGGCGTTGATGATGCGCAGCCAGCGCTCCTCGTCCGGCGCTGTCCGCTGCTTGGGCACCTCGATGCGGCGCTTGCCGGACAAGTAGTCGCCCGTCAGCGACGCCGGCGATTGCTCGACCTGCTGGGGCGTGCCCTCAGCGATGATCTGGCCGCCATGCACGCCGGCACCGGGGCCGATGTCGACCACGTAGTCCGACGCGCGAATCATGTCTTCATCGTGCTCCACCACCAGCACGGAGTTGCCGAGATCGCGCAGGTGCTTGAGTGTGCCGATCAGCCGATCGTTGTCGCGCTGGTGCAGGCCGATGGACGGCTCGTCTAGCACGTACATCACGCCGGTCAGCCCCGAGCCGATCTGCGACGCCAGGCGGATGCGCTGCGCCTCGCCGCCCGACAGCGTATCGGCGCTGCGTTCCAGTGAGAGGTAATCGAGCCCGACGTTGTTCAGGAAGTTCAGCCGCGCGGTGATCTCCTTGACGATCTTGTCCGCGATCTCGCGCTTGGCGCCGTGCATGTTCAGCGTCAGGAAATACGTGAGCGCATCGCGCAGCGGCCAGCCGTTGATCTCGTAGATGCCGCGTGCCTGGTCGGCCTCGCCGATCTTGACGAAGCGGGCCTCTCGGCGCAGGCGGGTGCCGTGGCACTCTGGGCACGGCTGGTTGTTCTGGTACTTGGCCAGCTCCTCGCGCACGGCGATGGAGTCGGTCTCTTTGTAGCGCCGCTCCAGGTTGGGGATGATCCCTTCGAACGCGTGCTCGCGCACGGTGGTCTTGCCGCGCTCGTTGATATACGTGAACGGAATCTGCTGCTTGCCCGAGCCGTGCAGCACGATCTCTTGGATTTCGGCCGGCAGGTCTTCAAACGCGACATCGATGTCGACGTCGTAGAACGCCGCCAGGCTTTGCAGCATCTGGAAATAGAACTGGTTGCGGCGGTCCCACCCCTTGATCGCGCCAGACGCCAGCGACAGATTCGGAAAGGCCACCACGCGCTTCGGATCGAAGAACGTGATCTGGCCCAGGCCGTCGCAGTGCGGGCACGCGCCCATCGGGTTGTTGAACGAGAACAGCCGCGGCTCCAGCTCCTGCAGTGAATACGAGCAGATGGGACAAGCGAACTTGGAGCTGAAGCCGTGTTCCTTGCCGGTGTCCATTTCCAGCGCGATCGCGCGGCCGTCTGCCAGGCGCAGCGCGGTTTCGAATGACTCGGCCAGACGCTGCTTGAGTTCCGGGTTCACCTTCACGCGGTCGACCACGACCTCGATCGAATGTTTGTCGTTCTTCTTCAGCTTGGGCAGGTTGTCGACTTCGTAGACCTTGGCCTCGGCCTCGTGCGCCGTGCCGCCGCCCGAGCGGATGCGAAAGCGCACAAAACCCTGGGCCTGCATCGCTTCGAACAGGTCGACGTGCTCGCCTTTGCGGTTGGCCACCACCGGCGCCAGGATCATCAGCTTGGTGTCGGCCGGCAGCGCCAGCACGGCATCGACCATCTGCGACACGCTTTGCGCTTCCAGTGGCTGGCCGTGATCGGGGCAGTAAGGCGTACCGGCGCGCGCATACAGCAGACGCAGGTAATCGTGGATCTCGGTCACGGTGCCGACCGTGGAACGCGGGTTGTGGCTGGTGGCCTTCTGCTCGATGGAAATGGCCGGCGACAGACCTTCGATCAGGTCAACGTCGGGTTTTTCCATCAACTGCAGAAATTGCCGGGCATATGCCGACAGGGATTCCACGTAGCGCCGTTGCCCCTCCGCATACAGCGTGTCGAACGCGAGCGACGACTTGCCCGACCCCGAAAGCCCGGTAATCACGATCAGCTGATTGCGCGGCAGATCGAGGTTGATGTTCTTCAGGTTGTGGGTACGGGCCCCACGAATCTTGATTTCGTCCATGTGCGGCTGAGTGCAGCTGAATGCGGCGTCGGAGTGCGGACCGCCTGCGGCAATCGGCGGAGGGGTGGAAAAGGGTAAGCCTGCTAATATACCGAACTTCGGTTTTGCCGGTATCTGCTCCCAGATGGGGCAATCCGCAAAGCCGTTCAAGTGTTCTTGTCGCCGCTTTTCTTTCCGGTTTCCGCGGCGGTTTCCGCATCATGTCTTCCGCTTCCCCATCCATGACTTCCGCTTCCGGCCGCATGAACGGCCTTGAGCTGCGCGCGGCCGCCTCGCTGGCCGGCATCTTCGCGCTGCGCATGTTGGGTTTGTTCATGATCATGCCGGTCTTCGCGGTGTTCGCGAAAACGCTGCCCGACGGCAACAACACCCAGCTCGTCGCGTTCGCCATCGGCGTGTATGGCCTCACGCAGGCGGTGCTCTACATCCCCTACGGCTGGCTGTCGGATCGCTTCGGACGCAAGCCCGTCATCGTGACGGGGCTGGTGATTTTTGCGGTGGGCAGCCTGGTGGCGGCGTTTTCGCACAGCGTCGCGGGCATCGCCGTGGGGCGGGCCATCCAGGGCGCGGGGGCGATTTCGTCGGCGGTGATTGCCTTTGTGGCCGACCTCACGCGTGAGGAGCATCGCACCAAGGCCATGGCCATGATCGGGGGCAGCATCGGCCTGTCGTTTGCCGTGGCCATCGTGAGTGCGCCGGTCATCTTCCGCTGGGTCGGCATGCCCGGCATGTTCACGGCGATTGGCGTGCTGGCCATCGTCGCCATCGGCGTGGTGCTGTGGGTGGTGCCCAACCCGCCGCGCCCGCCGGAGCACGTGAAAGCGCCATTCGGCGAGGTCCTGCGCAACCCAGAGCTGCTGCGCCTGAACTTTGGCGTGTTCGCCTTGCATGCCACGCAGACGGCACTGTTCGTCGTGCTGCCGCACATGCTGGAAGCTGCCGGCCTGCCCGTCGATTCGCACTGGAAAATCTACCTGCCGGTGATGGGCGTGTCGTTCGTGCTGATGGTGCCGGCCATCATTGCCGCTGAGAAGCGCGGCAAGATGAAGGCCGTGCTGCTGTCTGCCGTGGCGCTGGTGATGGTGGCGCAGCTGGCACTGGGCGAGGTCAACCCGACACTGGCCGCGCTGGCGATTGCGCTGCTGGTCTACTTCCTCGGTTTCAATGTGCTGGAGGCGTCGCAGCCGTCGCTGGTCTCGAAGTACGCGCCGGGCGTGCGCAAGGGCGCGGCCATGGGGGTGTACAACACGACGCAAGCGCTCGGTCTGTTTGCCGGCGGCGCGGGCGGCGGCTGGATTCTGCTGCACGCCGGGCAGCACGCGGTATTCCTAACCTGCGCCGCGCTGGCTTTTGCCTGGCTTATAATTGCGAGCCCCATGCAGATGCCGGCATTGCGCCGACACTAATCCGGGCAACACGGCGGCATCACTTCAATTACCTTCGGAAACTCATCATGGCGTCCGTCAACAAAGTCATCATCGTCGGCAATCTCGGCGCCGATCCTGAAACGCGCTACATGCCCAGCGGCGACGCTGTCACCAACATTCGCGTGGCAACCACCGACCGCTACAAGGACAAGGCCAGCGGCGAAATGAAGGAAGCCACCGAGTGGCACCGCATCGCCTTCTTCGGCCGCCTGGCAGAAATTGCGGGCGAATACCTGAAGAAGGGCTCGTCGGTCTACATCGAAGGGCGCCTCAAGACCCGTCAATGGGAAAAGGACGGCCAGAAGCAATACAGCACCGAGATCGTCGCAGACCAGATGCAGATGCTCGGCGGCCGCGGCGGTGAGGGCGGCGGCAGCGGTGGTGGTGGCGGCTATTCGCGCGCCGGTGAAGGCGGCGGCGGTGGTGGCGGCAGCTACGGCGGTGGCCGCAGTCAAGGCCAAGGCCAAGGCGGTGGCTACTCGCGCGGCAGCGAAGGTGGTGGTCAGGGCGGCGGAGCACGTCGTCAGCCCGCACCGTCGAATGGCTTTGAGGATATGGACGACGATATTCCGTTCTAAGGCCCTCTCGGCACACAACAAAAAACCCGGCAGTCCGCCTAGGACGCCGGGTTTTTTGTTGGCCTTTCGTCTGCAGGGTCGCAGTGTACTAGTCGCTCTCACATGGCTTCTTGAAGAGATGCTTCACGCCGCATTTGGTCGCATGCGCCGCATTCTTCACGCCATGCCCAACTGTGCGCGCGGCATTCGCTGTCGCATGCCCGGCTTCCTTCGCGGCATGGCCGGTTTTTCGGGCTGCTTCCTTCGTGTCCTGCTTGATGTTTTCCTTGGTCTCGGACAAGTCGGCATGGGCCAGGGGGGTGAGCAGCGCCAGCAGCGCGGCGATCAAAAGCAGACGACCTTTCACGGCGGGAATCCTCACAGACAGGTTCATGCAACGGACGCGTCGAGCACCACGGCGGCGCGACCGGTCAACAGGATGCGTGCGCCACTGCGCACGGTGAATCGGTACAGCACGTTGTTGCCGTCGCCGCCGATGCGATCGGCTTCCACGTCGAGCGGTGTCTCGATGGTGTCGAGGCGTGGCACGTGGGCTTCAACGCTGCGCACGCTGGCGAGAAAGCCGGCGCGCGGTCGGGCTTGCGCAGCATCGCACAGCGCACCATGCACGGCCATCGCCTGAGCGGCGTATTCGATGCCGCAGACGGCGGCCAACTGGCCGTGCGAGCGCAGTGGATTGGCCGCATCAAGATGACTCGTGGCGCTGCAATGGATGTGCGCGTCGTCCCAGGCGACCACCGCGTCCAGGAGGCACATCGCGCCGCTGTGCGGAATGCGTGCCGCAATCCAGTCGCGATCGAGCGGCGGGGTTGACTGCGCGCTGGACGTCATGTCGTGCCGAGAGTGATGTCGACCTGCACGCGGGTTTCTGCCAGATACTCCAGCACCACCGGGCCCTGGCGCATTCCGGCCAGCGCTTCCAGCAGCGGCAGGGCGCGGGCTGCGGCGTTGCCGTGCCACAAGGTTCCCAGTTCCTGGTGTGCCAACGCTGTCGGCGGCGCGTCGGTCAGCGCAACGTCAATGCGCGCAAGCGTGCGCGGGCCGGCTTCGGGCGCGAGCACGAGCGCCACCGCAAACGTATCGGGCACAGGCCGCACTGCATTGAGCGGTTCCGGGTAGTCGCCGTCATAGGCGATCAGCAGCGTTGGCGTGGCGTCAATTGCGACCTGGCAGAGGCTGTCCAGCAGCCCGGCGGCAAAACTGCCGTCATACGCGCACAGCACGTTGGACGGCGCCATCGCGTGCGTGGCGATGCTCCAGTAGCCGGCCGGCGCGTTGTGCACGGAGTTGTGGAAGCGCGTCGGCGAGAGTTTGCGATCGTCGCCTGCCAGGGTCTCGCAGATGGCGTTGCAGTTATGGCCGTCGCCGCCGGACGAACTGAAGACTGTGGCCAGCGTGGCGGCATCGCGTCCGCTGGCTGCGACGGCTTCGTGGCCGACCGCCAGCGCGAGTTTGATCACCGGCCCCGTCCGACGACGTTCCACCGGCGGCAGGCCGGCTGGCGGAGGCAATTCCGTCGGCGCATGTGCGTAGGGTGCGCGGCCTGCGAGCACGTCAGCCGTGTGCGGCCAATCCCGCAGCCCGGGGCCCAGCACGCCAATGCTTTCGATGAAGACGCCCAGGCGGGTCATGACGCCCCCCCGACATTGCCTGCGCGGGCAAACAGCAGGCTGCAATTCGTGCCGCCAAATCCAAACGCGTTACTGAGTGCCGCGCGAACAGGCGCATCGCGGCCCGTTGTCAGGTAATTGACGTTCAAGGCCGGATCGGGCCGTGTGATGTTGATGCCGGCAGGCAGAAATTGATGGCGCAGCGCCAGCGCTGTGATCACGGCTTCCAAAGCCCCGGCTGCGCCCAGCGTGTGGCCGGTCGCGCCCTTGGTCGAACTGCACGCCGTGCCGTTGAACAGCGCCTCGATGGCCCGGGCCTCCGCAGCATCATTGCTGGGCGTGCCGGTACCGTGCAGGTTGATGTAATCGATGTCCGTTGCGCTCAGGCCGCTGGTGGCAAGCGCTTGGGCCATGGCAGCGCGCGCCCCCAGTCCTTCCGGATGCGGCGACGACATGTGATGCGCATCGCTCGATTCGCCAATGCCGAGCAGCAGGATGGCATCGTCGTCCAACGCGTCTTTGGCGTCGGGGGCGCGCTCCAGCAGCGCAAAGGCGGCTGCCTCGCCAATGGAGATGCCATCGCGCGCCGCGTCGTACGGCCGGCACGGCTGCCGCGACAGCAGCTCCAGGGAATTGAACCCGTACAGCGCAGTCAGGCACAGCGAATCGACGCCACCGACCACCGCCGCATCGATCAGCCCCGCAGCCAGCATGCGTCGCGCAGAGGCAAGCACCTTGGCTCCCGACGAACACGCCGATGAGATAACCATGGCCGGCCCGCTCAGCCCAAAGTACGCACGCACAAACGCAGCCGGCGAATAAATGTTGTGCGTATGCGCGTAGTGAAAACTTGAAGGCAGCGCGCCCGTTTGCGGATCGCGCTGCTGGTAGGCGCGTTCCGTTTCGAGAATGCCCGACGTGCTGGTGCCGATGAACACGCCGACGCGCGCGGCGCCATGGTGCACTTTGGCGGCTTCAACGCTTTCGGCAAAGCCGTCCTGCGTCAGGCCGATCTGGGCGAGCCGGTTGTTGCGGCACTCGAAATCGGCCAGGTCTGCGCGCACGGGCGCAGCATCGGCGCCAGGCACTTTGCCGATCCACGTGTCGAGTTCGGCACGCGGGAAGTCACACGGCGTGAGCCCGCTACGTTGCCCGCGTAACGCATCGAGCGTGGCGTCAAGGCCGCGTCCGAGGCAACTCGTGGCGGTGAAATGCGTGAGCAGGACGGGCTTCACGGGGATGGAGTGGGGGCGATTGTGGGATGGGGATCTGCCGGGCTGGAGCGCAGATCGTGCACAAATTTTATCAAACGGGCATCTATGAGCGGGCGGCCTGCGCGGCCTGGGCCGGAAGGGCGGCGCGCAACGTCGTCCAGTGCAACTGCGCGCGGGCCGCGGCTTCGAGCACCTGCGGCAACACGTCCAGCAACACAGGTGCCCCGTATGCATCGCGCGCTGCATGGCCGTCGTGCAGCAGCAGGATGTCCCGCGGCGCGAGACCGTGGAGCAGGCGGTGGGTGATGGCCCGGGCGTCGCGTGAGCGGGTATCGAAGCCGCGGCGCGTCCAGCTCGCCAGTTGCAGGCCCAGCTGACACAGCACGGGCTCCAGAAAGGGGTTGCGCAGGCCGGCCGGCGCGCGGAAGAACAGCGGGCGCGTGCCGGTGAGCTGCGTGAGCGTGTCCTGTGCGGCGGCAATCTCGCGCCGCAGCGCGCCCGGCCCCTGTAGCGAGAACGTATGTCGATGGCGCTGACTGTGGTTTTCCACCGCATGCCCGCGCGCGACGATGGCCTCGACGCAGCGTGGGTGCCTCAGCGCCAACTCGCCAATGCAGAAGAAGGTGGCCTTGGCACCGTACTGGTCAAGCATGTCAAGCACGCGCGGCGTGACTTCGGGGTCAGGGCCGTCGTCGATGGTCAACGCAATGTGCCGCTCCGCCGTGACGGGCAGACGTGTCCAGTTCGGGCCGAGCCAATTGCTGCGCGGCCACAGACCGCCCGCCATTAGCACAAGGTGCGAGGCGATGACGCTGCCGCCAGCCCACGGCCACGTCGACGGATCGGCCGCAACGGCAACGGCCGCACCGGCGTGCAGCGCCAGTGCGCCGTTGATCAGCGGGCTCGGCTTCCAGCGGCGAGCCGTGCCAAGCGGTGAGGTGGTCGGTGAGTTCATGCGGCGGCGTGCTGATCGTGATGGGCGCGTGGCGCCAGGATGGCGGAAAACACGAGCGCAAGCATGGCGCCCGGGCCGACGGTCAATCCGAACGTCTCAAGCATCGGCACGCGGGAGAAGGCCAGCAGCCCGAAGCCGGCCACCGTTGCCAGGTTGGCCACCAGTAGTGACACCAGCGTCTGCGGCGCAATGGCCTGGGTGCGCTGATTGAAGAACAGCGCGTAGTTTGATCCCACCGCCACGATCAGCAGCATGCCGACCAGATGCAGGATGGTCAGCGGCACGCGCGCCAGTGCAAAGCCGGCCGTCACCACCAGCACCGCCGCCACCAGGGGCGCCAACGCCCGCAAGGTCCGCTGCGGTGAGCGCAGCGCCACAAGCAGCAGCAACGCGATCGCCGCAAAACCCGCGAGCGACAGGCGAAGGTCTTCGCGCACGTAGTTGACATATAGCCGATCCGCTTCCACCTTCATGTCGACGAAAAGCGCGCCGGGCACGTCCGCACGATCGACGGCGGCGCGAATCGGCGCGGCATCGAGGCTGGCCGGGTTGGACGCGTTCTTCATGGCGGCCGGGGCGATTGTTGGCGCGCGCAATGGCAGCATGGCACTCCATTGGCCGGCGCGTTCAGTCAGCAGAGCGTCCACCGCCAATGCCATCGACGTACCCTTCAGGTCTTCGCGCTGCAAAAGGGGCTGCCCGCGTGCCGCCTCCACATCGGCGAAAAACGGGGCAAAGAGATCGGCTTTTACGCGGATCGGCTGGTCTTCCACCGCGCTGCGCATGTTTGTGGCCAGTGCATCGGCCGCCGGCAGGCTTGCGAGGCGCGCGCGCTGTGTGGCATCGCTCGGCAGGTAGCGCGCGGGATTCTCGAAGCCGGCGAGCCCGCCGTTGTCCACGAGCGGTTGCAGTTGCCTGGCGATCTTTTCAGCGCCTTCAAGGGCGGCCTGCTCCGTTGCGGCCGGGATCACCACCAGATAGCGCACGTCAGGCGCGCCGACATCTGCGCGGAGGCTCGCATCCAGCGCCTGGCCCTTCGCGGGCACGGGGCTCAGTGCCGACAGCTCGCGGTTCCACAGGCCATCACGATGCATCGCAAGGGCCACACACGCACCGACGAGCGCTGCGGCCAACAGCCAGCGCAGGCGCGGTGCAGCCGACGTTGCCCGGGCCAGCCACGCTCCCACGCGCGAGACATCGCGCAACGCCACTTCTTCGCCACGCAGATGCGGTAGCACGTACCGGGTCACGAGCGCTGCCGTGACCAATCCGACAATTGAATACAGCCCCAACTGCACGAGCCCCGGAAAGCCCGAGAACAACATCGACGCAAAACCGCATACGGAGGTCAGCACACCCAGGCGGATGGTCGGCCAGTACGTGGCAATCCATGCGCGCAGGCCGTCGTTGGAAGTGGCACCACGCAGGCGGGCGGATTGCACGAAGAGGTAGATCGAATAGTCGACCGCCTCGCCGATGAGCGTAGTGCCGAAGCCGAGCGTGAGCCCGTGTACCGCGCCAAACGTCAGGCTGACCGCTGCCACGCCCGCTGCCACGCCCGACAGCACCGGCAGCAACCCCAGCACCACGGTGCGCGGCGAGCGGTATACCGCCAGCAGCAGTGCCACCACGAGCACGAGGCTGACGGTGGAAAGCCGCTCGACGTCGTGCTTGATGGTGTCGCGCGATTCAACGGAAAACACGCCCGGGCCGGTCATCAGGATGCGCGTCGACGCAGCGTTCGGCACGGTGCGGGCAGCCGTCTCGAATGCGCGGCGCACGGTATCGATAGCGTGCGCTTGTGCATCGGTATCGGAGCCGGCAACCGTTGTCTGCACGACCAGCACGGCGCGCTGGCCATCGCGCGATGCCCACACCCCATGCATCGACGACGGCAGCGCCGTGTTGTCGAGCTGACTGACGAGCGTCGCCACCTCGCCGGTCGGATCGCGCGGCAGCATGTTCTTGGCGACGAGCCCGGCCGACGAACTGAGCAGATCCAGACTCTCGTCCAGCGCGGCGTGCAGACCTTCTGCGGAAAAGCGCTGCGGCGTGATGGCCGGGCTCAGTACGTAGCGGTGATCGAAGACGAACTGGCGGTCGCGTGCCTCGCTCACGGGCTCGCCGTTGTTGACGGCACTGAACTGTGCGTCGTTTCTCAGGGTGGCAGCGAGCTGCTTCGACAGCGCTGCGCGCGTGGCCGCGTCACCGCCCTCGATGCCCACGAGGATGAGCCTCGACACAAGCCCGTCGCGCAGCTGGTCGACCAGCACACGCTGCTCAGCGCTCGGCGAGCGCGGCAGAAACGCCGACAAGTCCGCCGTAAAGTGCGTTCGCCCGACCACGACCGCGCAAAGCAGCAGGCCAGTCAACCAGACCAGTACCGCAGGGCGACGCAGGGCGTGCAAGCGTTTCATGTGCGCGGCGCCCTCAGTTGCCGGGTACACGTTGCAGGCGCATCAGCGAATGATCGCCGTCGGCCTGGCGGATGGCGACGCTGCGCAGCACATCGCGCGTGCCTTCCAGCGTGATGGTGCTGACGACCTTCTGCATGCGTGCGTCGATCGGCGAGAGGGTGAGCGTCCAGTCATCGCCGTGGCCTGCGATGGCGACCTTGTAGACCGCTTCAAGTGCGTAGCGGTTACCGGCCAGCGTGGCGCGAATGCTTTCGATGAAGGCGCCGAGCTCGGGGTATTGCGACAGCGGCATCGTGAACGTGCGCTGGTTGCGCTCCACGGTGAGCTTGTCACCGTCGATGA from Ralstonia pickettii encodes the following:
- the uvrA gene encoding excinuclease ABC subunit UvrA → MDEIKIRGARTHNLKNINLDLPRNQLIVITGLSGSGKSSLAFDTLYAEGQRRYVESLSAYARQFLQLMEKPDVDLIEGLSPAISIEQKATSHNPRSTVGTVTEIHDYLRLLYARAGTPYCPDHGQPLEAQSVSQMVDAVLALPADTKLMILAPVVANRKGEHVDLFEAMQAQGFVRFRIRSGGGTAHEAEAKVYEVDNLPKLKKNDKHSIEVVVDRVKVNPELKQRLAESFETALRLADGRAIALEMDTGKEHGFSSKFACPICSYSLQELEPRLFSFNNPMGACPHCDGLGQITFFDPKRVVAFPNLSLASGAIKGWDRRNQFYFQMLQSLAAFYDVDIDVAFEDLPAEIQEIVLHGSGKQQIPFTYINERGKTTVREHAFEGIIPNLERRYKETDSIAVREELAKYQNNQPCPECHGTRLRREARFVKIGEADQARGIYEINGWPLRDALTYFLTLNMHGAKREIADKIVKEITARLNFLNNVGLDYLSLERSADTLSGGEAQRIRLASQIGSGLTGVMYVLDEPSIGLHQRDNDRLIGTLKHLRDLGNSVLVVEHDEDMIRASDYVVDIGPGAGVHGGQIIAEGTPQQVEQSPASLTGDYLSGKRRIEVPKQRTAPDEERWLRIINASGNNLKNVSADIPIGLLTCITGVSGSGKSTLINDTLYHAVARHLYGSTPEPAAHDRIDGLEHFDKVINVDQSPIGRTPRSNPATYTGLFTPIRELFAGVPSAKERGYDPGRFSFNVKGGRCEACQGDGVLKVEMHFLPDVYVPCDVCHGKRYNRETLEVLYKGKNITEVLEMTVEQAHEFFAPVPVVRRKLQTLLDVGLGYIRLGQSATTLSGGEAQRVKLSLELSKRDTGRTLYILDEPTTGLHFHDIELLLKVIYKLRDHGNTIVIIEHNLDVIKTADWLLDLGPEGGAGGGQIIAKGTPEDVAKSKASFTGKYLAPLLKRR
- a CDS encoding MFS transporter — translated: MNGLELRAAASLAGIFALRMLGLFMIMPVFAVFAKTLPDGNNTQLVAFAIGVYGLTQAVLYIPYGWLSDRFGRKPVIVTGLVIFAVGSLVAAFSHSVAGIAVGRAIQGAGAISSAVIAFVADLTREEHRTKAMAMIGGSIGLSFAVAIVSAPVIFRWVGMPGMFTAIGVLAIVAIGVVLWVVPNPPRPPEHVKAPFGEVLRNPELLRLNFGVFALHATQTALFVVLPHMLEAAGLPVDSHWKIYLPVMGVSFVLMVPAIIAAEKRGKMKAVLLSAVALVMVAQLALGEVNPTLAALAIALLVYFLGFNVLEASQPSLVSKYAPGVRKGAAMGVYNTTQALGLFAGGAGGGWILLHAGQHAVFLTCAALAFAWLIIASPMQMPALRRH
- a CDS encoding single-stranded DNA-binding protein, with the protein product MASVNKVIIVGNLGADPETRYMPSGDAVTNIRVATTDRYKDKASGEMKEATEWHRIAFFGRLAEIAGEYLKKGSSVYIEGRLKTRQWEKDGQKQYSTEIVADQMQMLGGRGGEGGGSGGGGGYSRAGEGGGGGGGSYGGGRSQGQGQGGGYSRGSEGGGQGGGARRQPAPSNGFEDMDDDIPF
- a CDS encoding hotdog family protein, with translation MTSSAQSTPPLDRDWIAARIPHSGAMCLLDAVVAWDDAHIHCSATSHLDAANPLRSHGQLAAVCGIEYAAQAMAVHGALCDAAQARPRAGFLASVRSVEAHVPRLDTIETPLDVEADRIGGDGNNVLYRFTVRSGARILLTGRAAVVLDASVA
- a CDS encoding beta-ketoacyl synthase chain length factor, coding for MTRLGVFIESIGVLGPGLRDWPHTADVLAGRAPYAHAPTELPPPAGLPPVERRRTGPVIKLALAVGHEAVAASGRDAATLATVFSSSGGDGHNCNAICETLAGDDRKLSPTRFHNSVHNAPAGYWSIATHAMAPSNVLCAYDGSFAAGLLDSLCQVAIDATPTLLIAYDGDYPEPLNAVRPVPDTFAVALVLAPEAGPRTLARIDVALTDAPPTALAHQELGTLWHGNAAARALPLLEALAGMRQGPVVLEYLAETRVQVDITLGTT
- a CDS encoding beta-ketoacyl-[acyl-carrier-protein] synthase family protein, which gives rise to MKPVLLTHFTATSCLGRGLDATLDALRGQRSGLTPCDFPRAELDTWIGKVPGADAAPVRADLADFECRNNRLAQIGLTQDGFAESVEAAKVHHGAARVGVFIGTSTSGILETERAYQQRDPQTGALPSSFHYAHTHNIYSPAAFVRAYFGLSGPAMVISSACSSGAKVLASARRMLAAGLIDAAVVGGVDSLCLTALYGFNSLELLSRQPCRPYDAARDGISIGEAAAFALLERAPDAKDALDDDAILLLGIGESSDAHHMSSPHPEGLGARAAMAQALATSGLSATDIDYINLHGTGTPSNDAAEARAIEALFNGTACSSTKGATGHTLGAAGALEAVITALALRHQFLPAGINITRPDPALNVNYLTTGRDAPVRAALSNAFGFGGTNCSLLFARAGNVGGAS
- a CDS encoding polysaccharide deacetylase family protein, translating into MNSPTTSPLGTARRWKPSPLINGALALHAGAAVAVAADPSTWPWAGGSVIASHLVLMAGGLWPRSNWLGPNWTRLPVTAERHIALTIDDGPDPEVTPRVLDMLDQYGAKATFFCIGELALRHPRCVEAIVARGHAVENHSQRHRHTFSLQGPGALRREIAAAQDTLTQLTGTRPLFFRAPAGLRNPFLEPVLCQLGLQLASWTRRGFDTRSRDARAITHRLLHGLAPRDILLLHDGHAARDAYGAPVLLDVLPQVLEAAARAQLHWTTLRAALPAQAAQAARS
- a CDS encoding MMPL family transporter gives rise to the protein MKRLHALRRPAVLVWLTGLLLCAVVVGRTHFTADLSAFLPRSPSAEQRVLVDQLRDGLVSRLILVGIEGGDAATRAALSKQLAATLRNDAQFSAVNNGEPVSEARDRQFVFDHRYVLSPAITPQRFSAEGLHAALDESLDLLSSSAGLVAKNMLPRDPTGEVATLVSQLDNTALPSSMHGVWASRDGQRAVLVVQTTVAGSDTDAQAHAIDTVRRAFETAARTVPNAASTRILMTGPGVFSVESRDTIKHDVERLSTVSLVLVVALLLAVYRSPRTVVLGLLPVLSGVAAGVAAVSLTFGAVHGLTLGFGTTLIGEAVDYSIYLFVQSARLRGATSNDGLRAWIATYWPTIRLGVLTSVCGFASMLFSGFPGLVQLGLYSIVGLVTAALVTRYVLPHLRGEEVALRDVSRVGAWLARATSAAPRLRWLLAAALVGACVALAMHRDGLWNRELSALSPVPAKGQALDASLRADVGAPDVRYLVVIPAATEQAALEGAEKIARQLQPLVDNGGLAGFENPARYLPSDATQRARLASLPAADALATNMRSAVEDQPIRVKADLFAPFFADVEAARGQPLLQREDLKGTSMALAVDALLTERAGQWSAMLPLRAPTIAPAAMKNASNPASLDAAPIRAAVDRADVPGALFVDMKVEADRLYVNYVREDLRLSLAGFAAIALLLLVALRSPQRTLRALAPLVAAVLVVTAGFALARVPLTILHLVGMLLIVAVGSNYALFFNQRTQAIAPQTLVSLLVANLATVAGFGLLAFSRVPMLETFGLTVGPGAMLALVFSAILAPRAHHDQHAAA
- a CDS encoding LolA family protein is translated as MTAARPFLRALLAMVAASMLATVTHAADTAWTLDRLMSTLARNKSGRATFTETKTLSIAAQPIESSGELVFVAPDHLEKHTLAPKPEHLVIDGDKLTVERNQRTFTMPLSQYPELGAFIESIRATLAGNRYALEAVYKVAIAGHGDDWTLTLSPIDARMQKVVSTITLEGTRDVLRSVAIRQADGDHSLMRLQRVPGN